In Solimonas sp. K1W22B-7, the DNA window GATGCCATAGAGCCCCAGCAGCATCGCCGCCAGGCCGACGAAGGAGCCGCCGCCGTTGGTCGCCAGCATCACGCCGCCGGTGACCGCGAGCTGGATCAGCAGGGGCAGGACGACATGGAGCAGGTACTTCATGGGGTCTAGGCGGAGACCAGCACGATCAGGACGAAGACCGCTGCCAGCAGCGCCAGGCCCAGCGCCAGCCAGGACAGCTTGCCCTGCCAGGCGAGCGCGGCAGCGGCACCGAGCAACAGCAGCGCGACGATGCTGCCGATGATCGCGTAGGCCTGCGCCATGCCCTGGCCGGCCAGGTCGCTCCGCGAAGCCGTGAAGGCAAGGCGCAGCCAGCCCGCCACCAGCAGCAGCGCCTCGATCGCGACAAGGATGAGGATGCCGCGGCTCAGCTCCAGTCCGTTCATCTTCAGTCCGTCTTTTCCTTGCGGCATTGCGCCAGGGAGTAGGTCTTGTTGTCGCGCGGGCAGGTGACCAGCTTGAGCGGCCGGCGCACGTCGGACTGGTGCGCGTCGGAGCGCGGATCATCGTCGTGCAGCACCTGGTCCGGGTGGTCCGGGCAGTAGTAGCGGTACATGGCGGCTCCCGAAGCGGGCATGCAGGGCCCTGCGCGGCATGATTGCCGCTGCGGCGCAGCACGTCCAGTTCAGCGAATCCGGTTCAGGGAATCCACTCCACCGGCTCCAGCGCCTTGAACAGGAAGGGCAGCATCACGTCGGCCTGCGACCAGCCCCACTGGAAGGCACGGTCGAAATCCTGCGGCGAGGGCAGCAGGTTGACCGGCGACAGGGTCGGCTCGAAGCTCAGGAGCCAGTCGAAGTAGGGCTTCTGCGTGGCCAGCTGCAGCTGCACGGCCTGCGTCACCGGCCACAGCCAGAGGTGGCGTGCCTCCCACTGCGGATGAAAGCAGTCCAGCGCGAGGTAGAAGGCATTGCGCGTGCCGATGCGTCCTTCCTGCACGCGCTCCCAGGCGATGCGCGCCGGCACGTTGGCGGCGACGCCGCCGTCCACGAACAGGGCCACATCGTGCTGCTGGCGCAAGGCGGCGAGGATGGCGTCGCTCTCGGCGTCGCGCGACGGCGGCTCGTACTGCAGCACCGCCGGGATGGCGGCCGACAGGCCCACGGCATCGACCACGCGCAGGTTCTGCGTGGCGGCGTCGCCGCCGAGCACGATCGGCTTGACCACGCTGGGATTGACGATGGCGGCGAGCAGCAGCATGCGCTCCGCCAGCAGCTTGGAGAAGCTCTTGCCGCTGGTCAGCGGCGAGGTGAAGTCGCGCAGGCTGGAGGGCAGGTGCTCATAGGCGCGGGTACGCATGCCGGAGACCACCGCGTCGTAGGGGATCTCCAGGTCCTTGAGCCGCAGCGGGCTGCCGTCGGGATGCGACATGACCTGGTGCATGCTGTGCAGGTGCAGCCGCGTGATGCCCGGCATGCTGTGCGTGGCCCCGATATAGGGGCGGCTGAAGATGTCGCGCATGCGCAGCGCCTTGGCCCACTCCATCAGGGCCTCGATGTCGGTATGCCGCGAGCGCGTCAGGAAGGCGCCGATCAGCGCGCCGATCGAGGAGCCGATCAGGTAGTCGGAGGAGCGACCTTCGGCGCGCAGCCTGGCGGCGGCACCGACGTAGACATAGCCCGCGCCGCCACCGCCGCCGGCGATCGTCACCAGGGCCTTGCGGCTGACCTCGGCATGCAGTTCCTCCTCGCTGAACTCGCCTGCGTGGCGCGCCAGCAGGGCCTTGCGCGCCAGCAGCAGGGCTGCGTGCAGCGCGTCCAGCGCCGACATGCAGCCGCCGAGCCTCGCGCGTGGCGTTTCGCCGTAGCGCAGCGGCTTGTAGAGGCTGCGCAGGACCAACTCGCGGAAGGGTGTGACGATGGCCGGGTCCAGTTCCACGTCTGCACGTGCCGTCCTGCCCAGCGCGGCACCGGGGGCGAAGCGGTGCAGGCGCGCGAAGGAGAGGATGTAGCGCAGGCGCTGGTACTCCTTCGGCAGCAGGAAGGCCGGCTGTGCCAGCACCGCGCGGATCGCCGACATCTCCATGCGCTGGAGCTTGAGCAGGACCTTGGTGCCGGGGTCGGACATGCAGCGGTACTCCGCGTTGTTATGATGGCGATCGCGGTCCGTATCATGCCATCGGCCAATGGCGCTCCGCTTCGGGAATCCGCATTTCCCCGTTCAGCCGGCGGCCAGCAGCTTGCCCGGATCGACGAAGAACATGCGCTTCCAGCCCTGGGTTGCGGCCGTTGCCTGCCAGGGCCGCGGCAACAGCGACAAGATGGCGTAGTGCAGGTGCGGGGGCTTGCCCGCGGCATTGCCGGACGTGCCGACGCTCCCGAGCCGGCTGCCGGGTGCTACCGCCGACAGGGGTTTCGCCGATGATTCGTCGAGGTGCGCGTAGTAGTGCAGCCGCCATTTCGGGCCGAGCACGGCGACGACCTTGCCGCCGATGCCCAGCTGTCCGCGGTACACCACGATGCCCCAGGTGGAGGAGCGCACCTCGCGGCCGCGGGGGGCAAAGACGTCGATGCCCTTGTGCACGCCCGACTGGCCCCAGGGCTCGTACCAGAAGGACTGCGGGTTCCAGTCCCGCGACGTGGCGCCCTGCACCGGAATCTGCGCCCGTTCCGGTACCGCGAAGGGCAGGAGGAGAAGCGCGAGCAGCAGGAACAGGAGCCGGCGACACCGGCGCGGGCGGGGTGTCGCGTCGCTCATGCGACTCCCCTCGGCAAGCCTAGCGGCCGTGGTCGTCCCAGGGCGAGGCGCGGCTGGGCCTGGTGTTCGCGAGCTCCAGCGATCCCAGGAATCTCTGCGAGTGGACGCGCTGCTCGTAGCTCGCGTCCTTCGGCACCACGGCCAGGGCGACGTACAGGCCGCGGCCATTGAAATAGACGCGGCCGACGCAGTTGTGGCGGCCGTCGGGGTGGATGATGGTGAGTTCCGTGCCGTCGTCGCGATCGCTCTCGTACGCGTCCGGCGTGGAGACCTGGCGGCGGTCGCTGACGTCCAGCGAGCGCGGGTCTATGCCGGCCGCGGCGCCGAGCAGGCGGTTGCCCAGTTCCGACACGATCCAGGACTTCTGCCGCAGGTCACGCGCGGCGGCCTCGGGGAACTTCATGTAGCTGACGTGGTACTGCACCTGGTCGAACTTCAGCTGGTAGCTGTGCGTCCCGATGACGCCGTACTCGGTCTGCTGTTCGCTGCTGCTTTCCTGGAAGACGCCGGGCGCCTTGATGGTGAAGCCGCCCTCGTCGGAGGTCAGGCGGCGCATCTGGTAGTCGTTGCCGCCGCAGGCGACGAGAACCAGCAGGGGCAGCAGCAGAAGCGCTTTTTTCAGGGTCAAGGCAGGGTTCCTCGGGAATCCGGTATCCACATCCTGACAAGCAGGACATTGCGCTGCAACATGATGGCCGAATCAGTCCATCGGCCAGGGCCCGTCAGCGCTGGGCTTCCAGCGTCTCCCAGCGTGCATAGGCCACGCCCAGTTCCTTCTGGGTCCTGGCCAGCGCCAGCTCGACCTTGGCGATGGCTTCGCGCGGCTGCTGGTAGAAGCCCACCGCGCTGATCTCCGCGGCGAGTTTCGTCTGCTCGGCTTCCAGCTTCTCGATGCGGCCGGGCAACTGGTCCAGCTCGCGCTTGTCCTTGCTGTTGAGCCGCGAGGCGGCGACAGCCGCCGGAGCTGCCGCAGGGGAGGGTGCCGGCGCTACCGGGGACTTGGGCGGGGTGTGTTCCACCGGGGCCTGGTGCTGGCGCTGGCGCAGCCAGTCGTCATAGCCGCCGACGAAGTCGCCGACGCGGCCGCCGCCTTCGTAGACCAGGCTGCGGGTGACGACGTTGTTGAGGAACTCGCGGTCGTGGCTGACCATCAGCACGGTGCCGGAGTAGTCCACCAGGCGCTCTTCCAGCAGGTCCAGCGTCTCCATGTCGAGGTCGTTGGTCGGTTCGTCGAGCACCAGCAGGTTCGACGGGCGCGAGAACAGCTGCGCCAGCAGCAGGCGCGAGCGCTCGCCGCCGGACAGCACGCGCACCGGGCAGCGTGCGCGGTCGGGGGTGAACAGGAAGTCCTGCAGGTAGGTGTAGACGTGCTTGCGGATGCCGGCGATCTCGATGAATTCCTTGCCGTCGCCGATCGCGTCGATCGCGGTCTTGTCGTCGTCCAGCAGCGGGCTGCGCAGCTGGTCGAAGTAGGCGATTTCCAGCTTGCTGCCCTGGCGTACTTCGCCGGCATCGGGCTGGAGCTTGCCCAGGATGATGTTGAGCAGCGTGGTCTTGCCGGCGCCGTTGGGGCCGATGATGCCGACCTTGTCGCCGCGGATGACCACGGTGTTGAGGTTGCGGATGATCTGGCGGCCGCCGTAGGACTGGCTGACGTTCTTCAGCTCCGCCACCAGCTTGCCGGAGCGCTCGGCCTCCTGCACCACGATGTTGGCGGTGCCCTCGCGGTTGCGGCGATTGGCGAAGGTGTTGCGCAGTTCCATCAGCGCCTTGACGCGGCCGGCGCTGCGCGTGCGGCGTGCTTCCACGCCCTTGCGGATCCAGACTTCTTCCTGCGCCAGCTTCTTGTCGAACAGCGCGTTCTGGCGCTCCTCGGCGTACAGCGCGTCGGCTTTGCCGGTGAGGTAGGCGTCGTAGCCGCCCTGCCAGCTGCTGAGCTTGCCGCGGTCCAGGTCGCAGACGCGGGTGGCGAGCTTGCGCACGAAGGCGCGGTCATGGCTGATGAACAGCAGTGCGCCGCGGAAGCTGAGCAGGAATTCTTCCAGCTGCGCGATGCTGGGGATGTCGAGGTGGTTGGTCGGCTCGTCCAGCAGCAGGATGTCGGGCTCGCTGACCAGGGCCTGCGCCAGCAGCACGCGGCGCTTGAGGCCGCCGGACTGCGCGGCGAAGGGCGCGTCGGCGGGCAGGTCCAGCTTGGTGATCACGGCCTGCACGCGGCTTTCCAGCGACCAGCCGTCCTGGGCTTCGATCTGCGACTGCAGGCGACCGAGCTTCTCCAGGTCGGCCTCGCTGTGGGCCTCCATGGACAGGTGATGGAACTGGGCGATCTTGCGGCCCAGTTCGCCCAGGCCCTCGGCAACCACGTCGTAGACCGTGCCGTCGGTACCCGGCGGCACGTCCTGCACCAGCTGCGCCACGCGCAGGCCCTGCTGGCGGATGACCTCGCCGGCGTCGATCGCCTGGCTGCCGGCGATGATGCGGAACAGGGTGGACTTGCCGGCGCCGTTGCGGCCGACCAGGCAGACGCGCTCGCGGGCATCGATGGAGAAATCGGTGCCGTCGAACAGCACGGTGTTGCCGATGCGCAGGCTGACGTTCTTGAGGCCGAGAAGCATTGCGGGGCGGAGTCGCGAAAAACGGGGCGCGGATTGTCGCATCCCGGGCCCCCGAGCGGGGCCTGGGGAGGGCGGGAATTTTACAAACGAGAATAGTTCCTATCTAATATCCGTCTCTTCTGCCGGTGCAGCCAGTCCCAAGCACCAGCCACCCCCGGCCAGAGTCATTGCTGAACTTCCGGGGATCCTGTCATGACCATGCAGTACGGGCGTCTGCGCCCGCTCCTTTCCGTTGCCGCCGGTGTGGGCCTGGCGGTGTTCTCCCATGGGTCCCTGGCGCAGGAGGCAGCCCCGGCCGCCGAAGCGGTGCCGGAAGCACAGGCCGCTGCGGTCGAGGAGCCGGCCAAAGCAGGCGCTGAGGAGGCGGTGATCCTGCCCGCCGTTACCGTGACCGACACGGCATTGCACCCGACCACCGAGGGCAGCGGCAGCTACACCAGCCGGCAGGTGACGATCGGCAAGACCCCGCAGTCGATCAGGGAAACGCCGCAGGCGGTCACGGTCATCACGCGCCAGCGGCTCGACGACCAGAATCTGACCTCGGTGCCCAAGGCGCTGAAGCAGGCCACCGGTGTGACCGTGTTGCGCTTCGACGGTGCGGGCAACTTCAACAACTACTACCTGCGCGGCTACCAGGTCGATGCCATCCAGCTCGACGGCATCAACTTCGGCGCCACCGGCAACGTGGTGGAGTTCGACACCGCGATGTACGACCGCGTCGAAATCCTGCATGGGCCGGGTGGCCTGTTCCAGGGTTCCGGCGAGCCCAGCGGCGTGATCAACCTGGCGCGCAAGCGTGCGCTGGCCTCCACGCAGTTCGGCGGCGCCTCCACCGTCGGCAGCTGGGACACCTACCGCACCGAGCTCGACGCCACGGGTGCACTGACGGCGGACGGCCGCCTGCGCGGCCGCGTGGTCGGTGCCTACAACCACCAGGATTCCTACCAGGATGTGGTCGGCTCGACGCGCCAGATGCTCTACGGCACGCTGGAATACGACCTGACCCCTGCAACGACGCTGTCGGCCGGCATCGCCTGGCAGGATATCGACGCGGTGATCGACCAGGGCCTGCCGGCCTATGCCAACGGCGATCTCCTGAAGGTGCCGCGCTCGACCTTCATCGGTGCCGACTGGAACAAGCAGGAGCTGGAGTCCACCGATCTCTTCACCGAGCTGGAGCACCGCCTTGCCAATGGTGGCTACCTCAAGGCTTCCGTGCGCAAGCTGGACCGCTACATGCTGTACCGCGTGGCGCGCGCCAACAGTGCGGTCGATGTGAATACCGGGAATGTGAACCTGCAGACCGGCATCTACAGTCCGGATCGGGAAAACCTCAGCGCCGACATCTACGCCAGCCTGCCGTTCGAGCTCTGGGGCCTGACCCACAACCTGACGACCGGCTTCGACTGGCGCAAGCAGGAGGAGGAAGCAAAGTCCACCGCCTTCGCCAACACCGCGACGATGAACGTGTTCAATCCGGACCACAACGTCCCGCAGCCGAACTGGGTGTTCAACAGCCTGAGTGGAGTCGAGACGCGGCAGTATGGTGCGTACGCCCAGTTGCGGATCAAGCCGCTGGCCTGGGCCACGGTCGTCGGTGGCGGTCGCCTGAGCTGGTGGGAGTCGCAGTCGTACAACCGGCTCACCGGGGCCAGGACCGCCGACTACGACGAGGAGGCGGAGTTCACGCCTTATGCGGCGCTGCTGTTCGACGTGACGCCCGACGTATCGCTGTATGCGAGCTGGGCCGAGGTGTTCCAACCGCAGAACAACATGACGGTCGACGGCAGCCAGCTGCCGCCGCGCACGGGTCGTCAATACGAGGCCGGCGTCAAGGCCGAACTGCTGCAGGATCGCCTGAATGCGCAGTTCGCCGTGTTCCGCATCCGCGACAACGACCGCGCAATCGCCGATCCGAATCCGCCGACCCCGCTACCGCCGACCTCGCCGGCCAATCCTTCGATTTCCGCGGGCGAAGTCGAGAGCCAGGGGTTCGAAACCGAACTGGCGGGCCGCATCCTGCCGGGCTGGGACCTGACGCTGGGCTATGCCTATGTCGATACCGAGTACCTGCGTGGCGCGACCACTGCGCAGACCGGGCAGTCGTTCTCCACCGCGACGCCGCGCCATGTCGGCAATCTCTGGAGCAAATATGAGTTCGGCCAGGGCGTGCTCAGGGACCTGAGCATCGGCGCAGGCATCAAGGCCGTCAGCTCGTTCTATG includes these proteins:
- a CDS encoding patatin-like phospholipase family protein, producing MSDPGTKVLLKLQRMEMSAIRAVLAQPAFLLPKEYQRLRYILSFARLHRFAPGAALGRTARADVELDPAIVTPFRELVLRSLYKPLRYGETPRARLGGCMSALDALHAALLLARKALLARHAGEFSEEELHAEVSRKALVTIAGGGGGAGYVYVGAAARLRAEGRSSDYLIGSSIGALIGAFLTRSRHTDIEALMEWAKALRMRDIFSRPYIGATHSMPGITRLHLHSMHQVMSHPDGSPLRLKDLEIPYDAVVSGMRTRAYEHLPSSLRDFTSPLTSGKSFSKLLAERMLLLAAIVNPSVVKPIVLGGDAATQNLRVVDAVGLSAAIPAVLQYEPPSRDAESDAILAALRQQHDVALFVDGGVAANVPARIAWERVQEGRIGTRNAFYLALDCFHPQWEARHLWLWPVTQAVQLQLATQKPYFDWLLSFEPTLSPVNLLPSPQDFDRAFQWGWSQADVMLPFLFKALEPVEWIP
- a CDS encoding M23 family metallopeptidase, giving the protein MSDATPRPRRCRRLLFLLLALLLLPFAVPERAQIPVQGATSRDWNPQSFWYEPWGQSGVHKGIDVFAPRGREVRSSTWGIVVYRGQLGIGGKVVAVLGPKWRLHYYAHLDESSAKPLSAVAPGSRLGSVGTSGNAAGKPPHLHYAILSLLPRPWQATAATQGWKRMFFVDPGKLLAAG
- a CDS encoding ATP-binding cassette domain-containing protein, which codes for MLLGLKNVSLRIGNTVLFDGTDFSIDARERVCLVGRNGAGKSTLFRIIAGSQAIDAGEVIRQQGLRVAQLVQDVPPGTDGTVYDVVAEGLGELGRKIAQFHHLSMEAHSEADLEKLGRLQSQIEAQDGWSLESRVQAVITKLDLPADAPFAAQSGGLKRRVLLAQALVSEPDILLLDEPTNHLDIPSIAQLEEFLLSFRGALLFISHDRAFVRKLATRVCDLDRGKLSSWQGGYDAYLTGKADALYAEERQNALFDKKLAQEEVWIRKGVEARRTRSAGRVKALMELRNTFANRRNREGTANIVVQEAERSGKLVAELKNVSQSYGGRQIIRNLNTVVIRGDKVGIIGPNGAGKTTLLNIILGKLQPDAGEVRQGSKLEIAYFDQLRSPLLDDDKTAIDAIGDGKEFIEIAGIRKHVYTYLQDFLFTPDRARCPVRVLSGGERSRLLLAQLFSRPSNLLVLDEPTNDLDMETLDLLEERLVDYSGTVLMVSHDREFLNNVVTRSLVYEGGGRVGDFVGGYDDWLRQRQHQAPVEHTPPKSPVAPAPSPAAAPAAVAASRLNSKDKRELDQLPGRIEKLEAEQTKLAAEISAVGFYQQPREAIAKVELALARTQKELGVAYARWETLEAQR
- a CDS encoding TonB-dependent siderophore receptor, which codes for MTMQYGRLRPLLSVAAGVGLAVFSHGSLAQEAAPAAEAVPEAQAAAVEEPAKAGAEEAVILPAVTVTDTALHPTTEGSGSYTSRQVTIGKTPQSIRETPQAVTVITRQRLDDQNLTSVPKALKQATGVTVLRFDGAGNFNNYYLRGYQVDAIQLDGINFGATGNVVEFDTAMYDRVEILHGPGGLFQGSGEPSGVINLARKRALASTQFGGASTVGSWDTYRTELDATGALTADGRLRGRVVGAYNHQDSYQDVVGSTRQMLYGTLEYDLTPATTLSAGIAWQDIDAVIDQGLPAYANGDLLKVPRSTFIGADWNKQELESTDLFTELEHRLANGGYLKASVRKLDRYMLYRVARANSAVDVNTGNVNLQTGIYSPDRENLSADIYASLPFELWGLTHNLTTGFDWRKQEEEAKSTAFANTATMNVFNPDHNVPQPNWVFNSLSGVETRQYGAYAQLRIKPLAWATVVGGGRLSWWESQSYNRLTGARTADYDEEAEFTPYAALLFDVTPDVSLYASWAEVFQPQNNMTVDGSQLPPRTGRQYEAGVKAELLQDRLNAQFAVFRIRDNDRAIADPNPPTPLPPTSPANPSISAGEVESQGFETELAGRILPGWDLTLGYAYVDTEYLRGATTAQTGQSFSTATPRHVGNLWSKYEFGQGVLRDLSIGAGIKAVSSFYAQSGAVRFWAPAYTVVSAQLGYRLTSHWQTTLSADNLFDEKYYEKVSGAGRQNFYGEPVNMTLVLRGSF